In Desulfovibrio sp. 86, the following proteins share a genomic window:
- the mnmE gene encoding tRNA uridine-5-carboxymethylaminomethyl(34) synthesis GTPase MnmE produces MGNTTRDTIAAIATPPGSGGIGIVRISGPDAKQVLARMFLPLSSRFENFRPWFLHRGRVLDCNDEALDDVLAVFMPGPRSFTGEDVAEIHCHGGAFIVQAVLESAVRRGARQAQKGEFSRRAFINGRMDLSQAEAVAELIAAPSREALRYGLNRLDGLLARRTEALRAKLEELRMQVCVAVDFPEDEVEGMDAPTFSAAVENVSAALRHLLKGSRRARVMQQGAVVVLAGAVNAGKSSLMNALLGRNRALVTDIPGTTRDFLEEVCDLNGLPVRLTDTAGLRKATESIEELGVERSRQKLVEADAIVLVLDGGALGEAGATAEVCPEPAAREVLEMAGTTPVLVVWNKCDLCMPQKFPPSWIQNQTCCATSAFSDTQVEDMAEHLRALLLAEGDGTAGEEGLAPNVRQTLALEAALAELTALREDVDAGRSYDCCAVRLDVAAAHLAEVTGLSSPAEVLDRVFSQFCIGK; encoded by the coding sequence ATGGGCAACACCACACGCGACACCATAGCGGCCATTGCCACGCCACCCGGATCAGGGGGGATTGGCATTGTGCGCATTTCCGGGCCTGACGCCAAGCAGGTGCTCGCGCGCATGTTTTTGCCCCTGTCGTCCAGGTTTGAAAACTTCCGCCCCTGGTTTTTGCACAGGGGGCGGGTTCTGGACTGCAACGACGAGGCTCTGGATGACGTGCTGGCCGTTTTTATGCCTGGCCCGCGCAGCTTTACGGGTGAAGACGTGGCTGAAATCCATTGCCACGGCGGCGCGTTTATTGTTCAGGCCGTACTGGAGAGCGCCGTGCGCCGTGGCGCGCGTCAGGCGCAGAAGGGCGAATTTTCACGGCGCGCCTTTATCAATGGACGCATGGATCTGAGTCAGGCCGAAGCCGTGGCCGAACTTATCGCCGCGCCCTCGCGCGAGGCCCTGCGTTACGGCCTGAACCGGCTGGACGGTCTGTTGGCCCGTCGCACCGAGGCCCTGCGCGCGAAGCTTGAAGAACTGCGCATGCAGGTGTGCGTGGCCGTGGATTTTCCCGAAGACGAAGTTGAAGGCATGGACGCCCCCACCTTCAGCGCCGCTGTTGAAAACGTGTCTGCCGCGCTGCGGCACCTGCTCAAGGGCAGCCGCCGGGCGCGGGTCATGCAGCAAGGCGCAGTCGTGGTGCTGGCGGGCGCCGTCAATGCGGGCAAGTCCAGCCTCATGAACGCCCTGCTCGGGCGCAACCGGGCGCTGGTCACTGATATTCCCGGCACCACGCGTGATTTTCTTGAGGAGGTCTGCGACCTCAATGGTCTGCCTGTACGCCTGACGGATACCGCAGGTTTGCGCAAGGCAACGGAAAGTATTGAAGAACTGGGCGTTGAACGCAGCCGGCAAAAGCTGGTCGAGGCGGACGCCATTGTTCTTGTGCTGGACGGCGGCGCTCTGGGCGAGGCCGGGGCCACGGCCGAGGTCTGCCCGGAGCCGGCAGCCCGAGAAGTGCTTGAAATGGCAGGCACAACGCCTGTGCTGGTCGTGTGGAACAAATGCGATCTGTGTATGCCCCAAAAATTCCCCCCAAGCTGGATTCAGAACCAAACCTGTTGCGCAACAAGCGCTTTTTCCGATACACAGGTGGAGGACATGGCTGAACACCTGCGTGCGCTGTTGCTGGCTGAAGGTGACGGGACTGCCGGAGAAGAAGGGCTTGCGCCCAATGTCCGGCAAACACTGGCTCTTGAGGCGGCTCTGGCCGAACTGACGGCCCTGCGCGAAGATGTGGATGCCGGGCGGTCGTATGACTGCTGCGCCGTGCGTCTTGACGTGGCCGCCGCCCATCTGGCGGAAGTTACCGGGCTGAGCAGCCCGGCGGAAGTGCTGGACAGGGTTTTCTCTCAATTCTGCATTGGCAAGTAA
- a CDS encoding protein jag, translated as MEGFKEFQGKDLDSAIEEACGYFDAAREKLEIEIVQDSKSGIFGIVGARKAKVRARRVQLRETVESILGRKGAQADASESVPAAATPEKNRAPREEGDQAANGQQEKRNSRSRNRKPAQEPAAEQAEGSQGRDARQPRGVGPRPERQGERTPERGAENGNARASAKAPDRSCDKTCDRGAEKPSDKSDGENRGESRGDSRGEGRGDRSRDRAKSSGRAQNGQNGQNGQNGQNGQNGEEGRRAEGRGRRGESRDSRDSRDGRESRNAAKDGGREAARQPKGMDVLDDDFEEAAEGLPAMPMEQLDQERLDVLVRETVRQLVRPIVGEDVHLDVKLGGDRVQVGIDSEEDSGLLIGREGQTLAALQYMISRIVSRGMNAAVRVQLDAGEYRRRQDEKLREMALALADKVRQSGRSYSTRPLSSYHRRIVHVCLQEAVDVQTRSTGDGPMKRVVILRKKTEKN; from the coding sequence ATGGAAGGGTTTAAAGAATTCCAGGGAAAGGACCTGGACAGCGCCATAGAGGAAGCCTGCGGCTACTTCGATGCTGCGCGTGAAAAGCTGGAAATCGAAATTGTGCAGGACTCCAAGTCCGGCATCTTCGGCATAGTCGGCGCGCGCAAGGCCAAGGTCCGGGCGCGTCGGGTGCAGCTTCGTGAAACTGTTGAAAGTATTCTGGGCCGCAAAGGCGCGCAGGCTGACGCCTCTGAAAGCGTGCCCGCCGCTGCAACGCCGGAAAAAAACCGCGCCCCGCGCGAGGAAGGCGATCAGGCTGCCAACGGCCAGCAGGAAAAGCGCAACAGCCGCTCCCGCAACCGCAAGCCCGCGCAGGAACCGGCAGCCGAACAGGCCGAAGGTTCTCAGGGCCGGGATGCCCGTCAGCCCAGAGGGGTAGGCCCGCGTCCGGAACGGCAGGGTGAGAGAACTCCGGAACGTGGCGCTGAAAATGGCAATGCCCGCGCCAGTGCCAAGGCCCCCGACAGAAGCTGTGACAAGACCTGTGACAGGGGCGCTGAAAAGCCCTCCGACAAGTCCGATGGCGAAAACCGTGGCGAAAGCCGGGGCGACAGTCGTGGCGAAGGCCGTGGCGACAGGTCAAGGGACAGGGCCAAGTCTTCGGGCCGTGCGCAGAATGGCCAGAACGGACAAAATGGTCAGAACGGTCAGAACGGGCAGAACGGCGAAGAGGGCAGACGCGCCGAAGGGCGTGGTCGCCGTGGCGAATCTCGTGATTCCCGCGATTCCCGTGACGGCCGCGAAAGCCGCAACGCCGCAAAAGATGGCGGCCGTGAGGCTGCCCGCCAGCCCAAGGGCATGGACGTTCTGGACGATGATTTTGAAGAAGCCGCCGAAGGGCTGCCCGCCATGCCCATGGAGCAGCTTGACCAGGAACGCCTGGACGTCCTTGTGCGTGAAACCGTCCGCCAACTGGTGCGCCCCATCGTGGGCGAAGACGTGCATCTGGATGTAAAGCTGGGCGGCGACAGGGTGCAGGTGGGCATTGACAGTGAAGAAGATTCGGGCCTGCTCATTGGCCGCGAAGGACAAACGCTGGCCGCGCTGCAGTACATGATTTCGCGTATCGTTTCGCGGGGCATGAATGCAGCTGTGCGCGTGCAGCTCGACGCCGGGGAGTACCGCCGCCGTCAGGACGAAAAACTGCGCGAAATGGCGCTGGCCCTGGCCGACAAGGTGCGCCAGAGCGGCCGCTCCTATTCCACGCGGCCCCTGTCTTCGTACCATCGCCGTATTGTGCACGTCTGTCTTCAGGAAGCGGTGGATGTGCAGACGCGCAGCACGGGCGACGGCCCCATGAAGAGGGTTGTCATTTTGCGCAAAAAGACCGAAAAGAACTAG
- the yidC gene encoding membrane protein insertase YidC produces the protein MQDSKNLIIAIVLCLIVIVGWGYLAEHMGWTSKPAPVAQQQQQQNAQVPQQLAQTAPAPAQPSLPVFTPSAGRDITVDTPLYEAVVYSGGGALRSFKLKKFQVGLAADSPLVNMVDPKTAQVAPMGLVINSQPSWSTGQWTADSGENGLTIGENQQGSLRLTGEVDNLRVVRDLTFNASSYLIQEKVRVTNLSEQARSVRVSYTAAADASNAAGDRYDAMRVAWDNDGSLKEESSASTLETTGVQAVGKIYWAGAMSTYFLTAVMPGEANNVTVKGVMQQNVYRAAVEEQETLLGPGQEKELSVSYWVGPKVRSELQDVSPQLAKSIDLGFFHIIAKGLLWLLEFFQKYVHNWGLSIILLTVLIKAVFWPLTAKSYASMEKMKKLQPHMTELREKYKDNKEQMNKEVMALYKTYGVNPASGCVPILIQLPVFFGLYQALLTSIELRHAPFIKYLPGTDMLWLADLSTKDPLYITPIIMGVTMFLQQRMNPPAADPTQQKIMMFLPLIFTVLFLNFPAGLVLYWLVNNVLSIAQQQMMIRKLKGHAAAK, from the coding sequence ATGCAAGACAGTAAAAATCTTATCATTGCCATTGTTCTTTGTCTTATTGTCATTGTCGGCTGGGGATATCTGGCCGAGCATATGGGCTGGACCTCAAAGCCCGCCCCTGTGGCGCAGCAGCAACAGCAGCAGAATGCGCAGGTGCCGCAACAGCTGGCGCAGACAGCGCCCGCGCCCGCGCAGCCCAGTCTGCCAGTTTTTACGCCCTCGGCGGGTCGCGACATTACGGTGGACACTCCCCTGTATGAAGCTGTTGTTTACAGCGGCGGCGGCGCGCTGCGTTCGTTCAAGCTGAAAAAATTTCAGGTTGGTCTCGCGGCGGATTCGCCCCTGGTAAACATGGTTGACCCCAAGACGGCCCAGGTGGCCCCCATGGGCCTGGTTATCAACAGCCAGCCCTCGTGGAGCACCGGCCAGTGGACAGCGGATTCCGGCGAAAACGGCCTCACCATTGGTGAAAACCAGCAGGGTTCCCTGCGCCTGACGGGCGAAGTGGACAATCTGCGCGTGGTGCGCGACCTGACCTTCAACGCCTCCTCCTATCTCATTCAGGAAAAGGTTCGCGTGACGAACCTGAGCGAACAGGCGCGCAGCGTACGCGTGAGCTACACGGCGGCCGCTGACGCCAGCAATGCCGCCGGTGACCGTTACGATGCCATGCGCGTCGCCTGGGACAACGACGGCAGCCTCAAGGAAGAAAGCTCCGCGAGCACCCTTGAAACCACCGGCGTTCAGGCCGTGGGCAAGATTTACTGGGCTGGCGCCATGAGCACGTATTTTCTCACGGCCGTAATGCCCGGTGAAGCCAACAACGTGACAGTCAAAGGCGTCATGCAGCAAAATGTGTATCGCGCCGCTGTCGAAGAACAGGAAACCCTGCTTGGCCCCGGCCAGGAAAAGGAACTGTCTGTTTCCTACTGGGTCGGCCCCAAGGTGCGCTCCGAGCTCCAGGACGTCTCGCCCCAGCTTGCCAAAAGTATTGACCTGGGCTTTTTCCACATCATTGCCAAAGGGCTGCTCTGGCTGCTGGAATTCTTCCAGAAGTACGTGCACAACTGGGGCCTGTCCATCATCCTGCTGACCGTGCTCATCAAGGCCGTGTTCTGGCCCCTTACGGCCAAGAGCTACGCGTCCATGGAAAAGATGAAGAAGCTCCAGCCCCATATGACGGAGCTGCGCGAGAAGTACAAGGACAACAAGGAGCAGATGAACAAGGAGGTCATGGCGCTTTACAAGACCTACGGCGTTAATCCCGCCAGCGGTTGCGTGCCCATCCTTATTCAGCTGCCCGTGTTCTTCGGTCTGTACCAGGCTCTGCTCACCTCCATCGAGCTGCGGCATGCGCCCTTCATCAAGTATCTGCCCGGTACGGACATGCTCTGGCTGGCCGACCTCTCCACCAAGGATCCCCTGTACATCACCCCCATCATTATGGGCGTGACCATGTTCCTGCAGCAGAGGATGAACCCCCCGGCCGCCGATCCCACGCAGCAGAAAATCATGATGTTTTTGCCCCTTATCTTCACGGTGCTTTTCCTGAACTTCCCGGCAGGCCTGGTGTTGTACTGGCTGGTCAACAACGTGTTGTCCATAGCGCAGCAGCAGATGATGATCCGGAAGCTCAAAGGCCACGCCGCCGCGAAATAG
- the yidD gene encoding membrane protein insertion efficiency factor YidD: MSRMLRTLCVFPIRVYQRCISPVLPPACRYYPTCSAYAVEAVMTHGVLRGGWLALKRLARCHPWGGSGYDPVPPPSGRRRRDVPPLSQE; the protein is encoded by the coding sequence ATGAGCCGCATGCTGCGCACCCTCTGCGTATTTCCCATACGCGTGTATCAGCGCTGCATCTCGCCCGTGCTGCCCCCTGCCTGCCGCTATTACCCTACCTGTTCCGCCTATGCCGTAGAGGCCGTAATGACCCACGGCGTGTTGCGTGGCGGCTGGCTGGCGCTCAAGCGCCTGGCCCGCTGTCACCCCTGGGGCGGATCGGGCTATGATCCAGTTCCACCACCATCAGGACGACGTCGCCGTGACGTTCCGCCATTGTCCCAGGAGTGA
- the rnpA gene encoding ribonuclease P protein component codes for MCRYLLPRQLRIRRRVEFTACYERGRRYHTEHFLVFVLPGGCPGLRARTGMAVSRKVGNAVVRNRVKRLLREFYRLHREELPVEADIVTIAKKHAGEAALDYAHVAAELLPLLRRAARHPSGSSALAGLP; via the coding sequence ATGTGCCGGTACCTTCTGCCCAGGCAGTTGCGCATCCGCCGTCGGGTGGAGTTTACGGCCTGCTATGAGCGGGGCAGGCGTTACCACACCGAGCATTTCCTTGTCTTTGTGTTGCCGGGAGGCTGTCCCGGTCTTCGCGCGCGCACAGGCATGGCTGTCTCCCGTAAGGTAGGCAATGCCGTGGTGCGCAATCGCGTCAAGAGGCTCCTGCGGGAATTCTACCGCCTGCACAGAGAAGAACTGCCCGTGGAGGCCGACATCGTTACCATAGCAAAAAAGCATGCCGGAGAAGCCGCATTGGACTATGCCCATGTGGCTGCGGAACTTTTGCCGTTGTTACGGCGTGCGGCCCGACACCCGTCGGGCTCTTCGGCATTGGCTGGTCTGCCATGA
- the rpmH gene encoding 50S ribosomal protein L34 — MKRTYQPSKIRRARTHGFRARMATPGGRAILRRRRAKGRKRLSA; from the coding sequence ATGAAGAGAACATATCAGCCGAGCAAGATCAGAAGAGCCCGCACCCACGGTTTTCGCGCCCGCATGGCCACCCCTGGCGGTCGCGCCATCCTGCGCCGCCGTCGCGCCAAGGGCCGCAAGCGTCTCAGCGCCTGA
- the thrB gene encoding homoserine kinase: MSVPSSADATSDRSGPSSITAPARPSPCIILIGMAGAGKSTIGEALAKRLDWAFMDSDHLIEAIYATRLQDVTDALSKDAFLDVEATVISSIKANRAVIATGGSVVYRERAMRHLASLGPIVHLDVPLDIVEERIARNPQRGLAIGPGQTLRDIFLERQELYTRYATLCCEATCKNPQQCVDWIVDNLPPQVTASDAARS, from the coding sequence ATGTCCGTGCCCTCTTCTGCAGACGCCACTTCTGATCGCTCTGGCCCCTCATCCATCACGGCTCCGGCCAGACCTTCACCGTGTATCATCCTTATCGGAATGGCCGGGGCGGGCAAGTCCACCATCGGCGAGGCCCTGGCCAAACGTCTGGACTGGGCCTTTATGGACAGCGACCACCTCATCGAAGCCATCTACGCGACGCGCCTGCAAGACGTCACTGACGCCCTCAGCAAGGACGCCTTTCTTGATGTGGAAGCCACCGTCATCAGCTCCATAAAAGCCAACCGCGCGGTCATCGCCACCGGCGGCAGCGTGGTCTACCGCGAAAGGGCCATGCGTCATCTCGCCTCGCTGGGGCCCATCGTGCATCTGGATGTGCCGCTCGACATCGTTGAGGAGCGCATAGCCCGCAACCCGCAACGGGGGCTGGCTATCGGGCCAGGTCAAACCCTGCGCGACATTTTTCTGGAACGCCAGGAACTGTACACCCGCTACGCGACCCTGTGCTGCGAAGCCACCTGTAAAAATCCGCAGCAGTGCGTGGACTGGATTGTGGACAATCTGCCCCCACAGGTCACTGCCTCCGACGCCGCAAGGAGCTGA
- a CDS encoding translation initiation factor 2 codes for MRKQTFLALLLTFGLTAGGCAWFGGDSSSTEAAVTPAQPAETAAPAPEPEAPAPAKAGKKVDKKAAASAEKKQPVAKGGKTEAQIAAELDSVGHKLVAQAGRTVVPSKSKKDVQQVGKDFVASYVEVDESTISTELRPGASGQYVGFVRYKENVYECRGATRQAALTAACQQVKARRINELIRYDGKSWQF; via the coding sequence ATGCGCAAACAAACATTTCTGGCTCTTTTGCTGACGTTCGGTCTGACCGCAGGCGGTTGCGCCTGGTTCGGCGGCGATTCTTCTTCTACGGAAGCGGCGGTAACACCCGCCCAGCCCGCAGAAACTGCGGCGCCTGCCCCCGAACCCGAAGCGCCGGCTCCCGCCAAGGCTGGCAAAAAAGTTGACAAGAAAGCCGCCGCCAGTGCGGAAAAGAAGCAACCCGTGGCCAAGGGCGGTAAAACTGAAGCTCAGATAGCAGCCGAACTGGATTCCGTGGGACACAAGCTGGTCGCTCAGGCTGGCAGAACCGTGGTTCCCTCCAAGTCCAAAAAAGACGTGCAGCAGGTCGGCAAAGACTTTGTGGCAAGCTATGTTGAAGTGGACGAAAGCACCATCTCCACTGAACTGCGCCCCGGCGCGTCAGGCCAGTACGTTGGCTTTGTGCGTTACAAAGAAAACGTTTATGAATGCCGTGGCGCTACCCGCCAGGCTGCGTTGACGGCGGCCTGCCAGCAGGTCAAAGCCCGCAGGATCAACGAACTGATCAGATATGACGGCAAAAGCTGGCAGTTCTAA
- a CDS encoding OmpA family protein: MKSFRLLVLAAALVLSYAVAAAAAPACTKKIDSFDFVVDYSGSMMMKNAQLKQDKIIVAKSVLQRINSAIPALNYNGGLHTISPNGVIVAQGPWDRATMAAGINKLRSGFDIFGRMTRMGTGLQAYEPFLSSMKRDAAVILVTDGDNNRGADVVEVARQLYASQRNLVIHIISFADTKNGEETIKKVAALNPATIVVRGEELATSDAAVERFVLSVFCQDEDVIVLRGVHFAFNSYALDSKAMGILNEAAGLIKASPNKRVVLAGWTDWIGSDAYNMKLSQERANSVKNYLVKQGIPASRMTAIGRGKSFKYNNESAEGRAMNRRTEISFE; this comes from the coding sequence ATGAAATCGTTTCGTCTTCTTGTTCTGGCCGCTGCTCTGGTATTGAGCTACGCTGTGGCCGCCGCGGCCGCACCGGCCTGCACCAAGAAAATTGACAGCTTTGACTTCGTTGTGGACTATTCCGGTTCCATGATGATGAAGAACGCTCAGCTGAAGCAGGATAAAATCATTGTAGCCAAAAGCGTGTTGCAGCGCATCAACTCTGCTATTCCTGCTCTGAACTATAATGGCGGCCTGCACACCATTTCGCCCAACGGCGTTATCGTTGCTCAGGGTCCCTGGGACCGCGCCACCATGGCCGCTGGCATCAACAAGCTGCGTTCCGGCTTTGACATCTTTGGCCGCATGACCCGCATGGGTACCGGCCTGCAGGCTTACGAGCCCTTCCTGTCCAGCATGAAGCGCGACGCCGCCGTTATCCTCGTGACCGACGGCGACAACAACCGTGGCGCCGATGTGGTGGAAGTTGCCCGTCAGCTGTACGCCAGCCAGCGCAACCTGGTTATCCACATCATCTCCTTCGCCGACACCAAGAACGGTGAAGAAACCATCAAGAAGGTCGCCGCCCTGAACCCCGCCACCATCGTGGTGCGTGGTGAAGAACTGGCCACCAGCGACGCCGCCGTTGAGCGCTTCGTTCTGTCAGTGTTCTGCCAGGATGAAGACGTGATCGTGCTGCGTGGCGTGCACTTCGCGTTCAACTCCTATGCTCTTGACAGCAAGGCCATGGGCATCCTGAACGAAGCCGCCGGTCTCATCAAGGCCAGCCCCAACAAGCGCGTCGTGCTTGCTGGCTGGACTGACTGGATCGGTTCTGACGCTTACAACATGAAGCTTTCACAGGAACGCGCCAACAGCGTGAAGAACTACCTTGTGAAGCAGGGCATCCCCGCCAGCCGCATGACCGCCATCGGCCGTGGCAAGTCCTTCAAGTACAACAACGAATCCGCTGAAGGTCGCGCCATGAACCGGCGCACCGAAATCTCCTTCGAATAA
- the cbiD gene encoding cobalt-precorrin-5B (C(1))-methyltransferase CbiD — MAARLREGFTTGSAATGAALAALHLLRAGCAPGHVDVPLPPFSSGSSTPSGPRDVAADVAADAAADAAVDAVATDGANDAASERGDFPTPRGWLRLEVAVCGHGPAPELAAWPEFAPLFAEGGSCGHAVGAGHSAHPRVAHASIRKDGGDDPDATSGALITATVVENFAMAGHTGVANAATGTDAAHSPAVSIEGGPGVGRVTLPGLPVPVGEAAVNPTPRQQIAFAMRHGALVFGAGPCPPLRVIVSVPEGERLARQTFNPRLGIVGGISILGTQGTVRPYSHQAWKATIEQGLAVAAATGCRDMGLTTGRRSERLLMDKYPHMPQRSFIQVADFAAFSLKAAGGMPFDNLIWGCFFGKLVKLAQGHAYTHARHAELDMEDLARLCRQCGASCADQVRHCVTAAHALELLLQDKAGNDVIALTGQKAAAVAANFAGRHVRLHLFHTDGRELLAL, encoded by the coding sequence ATGGCCGCCAGACTGCGCGAAGGATTTACCACCGGGTCGGCAGCAACGGGCGCGGCTTTGGCCGCCCTGCACCTCCTGCGCGCCGGGTGCGCGCCCGGCCATGTGGACGTGCCCTTGCCGCCTTTCAGTTCCGGTTCTTCCACGCCTTCCGGGCCACGGGATGTCGCAGCGGATGTCGCAGCGGATGCAGCCGCAGACGCTGCCGTGGACGCTGTTGCCACGGACGGCGCCAATGATGCGGCATCTGAGCGCGGGGATTTCCCCACGCCCAGGGGCTGGCTGCGGCTGGAGGTGGCCGTTTGCGGCCATGGCCCGGCCCCGGAGCTGGCCGCATGGCCGGAATTCGCGCCGCTTTTTGCCGAAGGTGGCTCTTGCGGCCATGCCGTCGGGGCGGGACACTCTGCCCACCCCCGCGTGGCCCACGCCTCCATACGCAAGGACGGCGGTGATGACCCCGACGCCACTTCCGGCGCGCTTATCACAGCCACGGTAGTTGAAAATTTCGCCATGGCCGGACACACTGGCGTCGCCAATGCCGCCACCGGGACGGATGCCGCCCACTCCCCTGCCGTCAGCATCGAGGGCGGGCCGGGCGTCGGGCGCGTCACCCTGCCGGGGCTTCCGGTTCCCGTTGGCGAAGCTGCCGTCAATCCCACGCCGCGCCAGCAGATAGCCTTTGCCATGCGCCATGGCGCGCTGGTGTTCGGCGCAGGCCCGTGCCCTCCCCTGAGGGTCATTGTCAGCGTTCCTGAAGGGGAGCGTCTGGCCCGGCAAACATTTAACCCGCGCCTGGGCATTGTGGGCGGCATTTCCATCCTTGGCACGCAGGGAACGGTGCGTCCGTACAGCCATCAGGCATGGAAGGCCACCATAGAGCAGGGGCTGGCCGTGGCTGCGGCCACAGGCTGCCGCGACATGGGCCTGACCACGGGGCGACGCTCCGAGCGCCTGCTTATGGACAAATATCCGCATATGCCGCAAAGAAGTTTCATTCAGGTGGCGGATTTTGCGGCATTTTCCCTCAAGGCTGCCGGCGGCATGCCTTTTGACAATCTCATATGGGGATGTTTTTTCGGCAAACTGGTCAAACTTGCCCAGGGGCATGCCTACACGCATGCCCGGCACGCGGAACTGGACATGGAGGATCTCGCGCGCCTGTGCCGCCAGTGCGGCGCGTCCTGCGCGGATCAGGTGCGCCACTGCGTCACTGCGGCCCACGCTCTGGAGCTGCTCCTGCAGGATAAGGCCGGAAACGACGTCATCGCCCTCACAGGCCAAAAGGCCGCCGCCGTGGCGGCAAATTTCGCAGGCCGCCACGTGCGTCTGCATCTTTTTCACACCGACGGCAGGGAATTACTGGCACTATGA